A window from Campylobacter concisus encodes these proteins:
- the secD gene encoding protein translocase subunit SecD, with amino-acid sequence MRNARVTYRLIILILALIFGFGFSVPSFFQTQSGAKISLGLDLQGGLHMLLGVETSEAIHSKIKSIAGSISYYAKKEDVLIDKFKIKEENIDFTLLDGDEAPKVDKALAEIKGLDIKKDGLNYSISLTEQERVDTIEYAISQAVETIRNRLDQFGLAEPTVARQGKDNILVELPGIKTEEDEQRARDLIAKAAHLQLMAVDDKRQDQANTMSEAEAESYGDVIFKDAKNDRVKYVVKNIPVLDGSMLTDAKVAFSQQNNLPIINFTLNSEGARIFGDFTGANVGKRLAIVLDGKVYSAPVINERIGGGSGQISGGFTLDEAHDVAIALRSGALLAPVKMLEKRSVGPSLGQESINQSMVALAAGSILVVLFMLVYYGISGIFANIALVADVVILVAVMALFGATLTLPGMAGIVLTIGMAVDANVIINERIRELLREGVAIRTAVQKGYEHAMSAIIDSNLTTIITVAVLYAYGTGPVKGFAVTMAIGIMASMLTAILGTHGMFDAAMDKIEKSGNTRLWFGYKRS; translated from the coding sequence ATGCGTAACGCAAGAGTCACATATAGGCTAATTATCTTAATATTAGCCTTGATTTTTGGTTTTGGCTTTTCGGTGCCATCTTTTTTTCAAACACAAAGTGGAGCTAAAATTTCACTTGGCCTTGATCTTCAAGGCGGCCTTCATATGCTGCTTGGTGTTGAAACGAGCGAAGCTATTCACTCAAAAATAAAATCAATAGCTGGAAGTATAAGTTATTATGCTAAAAAAGAAGATGTGTTAATTGATAAATTTAAGATTAAAGAAGAGAACATTGACTTTACTCTTCTTGATGGCGACGAAGCTCCAAAAGTAGATAAAGCACTAGCTGAGATAAAGGGGCTTGATATCAAAAAAGATGGTTTAAATTACAGCATATCTTTAACAGAACAAGAAAGAGTGGATACGATCGAATATGCGATCTCGCAAGCTGTTGAAACTATTAGAAACAGACTCGATCAGTTTGGTCTAGCTGAGCCAACTGTTGCCAGACAGGGCAAAGATAATATCCTAGTTGAGCTTCCTGGTATAAAGACTGAAGAGGATGAACAAAGAGCAAGAGATCTTATCGCAAAGGCTGCTCACTTGCAGCTTATGGCAGTTGATGATAAAAGACAAGATCAGGCTAATACAATGAGTGAGGCTGAAGCTGAGAGCTACGGCGATGTGATCTTTAAAGATGCTAAAAATGACCGTGTAAAATATGTCGTTAAAAATATCCCAGTGCTTGATGGCTCGATGCTAACTGATGCAAAGGTTGCATTTTCTCAGCAAAATAACTTACCTATTATAAATTTCACTCTTAACTCAGAGGGCGCTAGAATTTTTGGTGATTTTACTGGTGCAAATGTTGGCAAAAGGCTTGCTATTGTGCTTGATGGCAAAGTTTATTCAGCTCCTGTTATAAATGAAAGAATAGGTGGCGGTAGTGGTCAGATTAGTGGCGGCTTTACTCTTGATGAGGCTCACGACGTAGCAATCGCTCTTAGAAGCGGTGCACTTTTAGCCCCTGTTAAGATGCTGGAAAAAAGAAGCGTTGGTCCATCTTTGGGACAAGAGAGTATCAACCAAAGTATGGTAGCACTTGCTGCTGGATCTATCTTAGTCGTGTTATTTATGCTAGTTTATTATGGAATTTCTGGAATTTTTGCAAATATTGCACTAGTTGCAGATGTCGTTATATTAGTCGCTGTGATGGCACTTTTTGGAGCGACGCTTACTTTACCTGGTATGGCTGGTATCGTGCTAACGATCGGTATGGCTGTTGATGCAAACGTCATCATAAATGAGCGTATACGTGAGCTTTTGCGTGAAGGTGTAGCGATAAGGACAGCTGTGCAAAAGGGTTATGAGCACGCTATGAGTGCGATTATTGACTCAAACTTAACTACTATCATCACAGTTGCGGTGCTTTACGCTTATGGTACTGGTCCAGTTAAAGGCTTTGCAGTAACAATGGCAATAGGTATCATGGCTTCGATGCTAACAGCTATACTTGGTACTCATGGCATGTTTGATGCTGCTATGGATAAGATAGAAAAAAGTGGAAATACCAGACTTTGGTTTGGTTATAAAAGGAGCTAA
- the yajC gene encoding preprotein translocase subunit YajC, which produces MQNADFLTSLLPLVVLFAIFYFLVIRPQQKQQKAHAAMLAALDKGDKIITNGGLICEVIKAENDFIKVKLNDDVIVRIAREFVAKKIEDK; this is translated from the coding sequence ATGCAAAACGCTGATTTTTTAACATCATTACTACCTCTTGTTGTGCTTTTCGCCATATTTTACTTTTTGGTTATTAGACCTCAACAAAAACAACAAAAAGCCCATGCAGCAATGCTCGCAGCTCTTGATAAAGGTGATAAGATAATAACTAATGGCGGACTTATCTGCGAAGTGATTAAAGCCGAAAATGATTTTATCAAAGTTAAACTTAACGATGATGTAATCGTTCGCATAGCACGCGAGTTTGTAGCTAAAAAGATCGAAGATAAATAA
- a CDS encoding apolipoprotein N-acyltransferase produces MLKNQRFAWISLFVRFLNGHFSTKIIIKAFVGAFLLSNFIFLSLFENLLLNFISPFLTLTGIYIIINLSRAGFFAAGFFTGILWFYWISFSFIYYELVWLIPFVILFVAFVYGFMFWIASFPSFVALRAILLFLISYVHPFGFNWFNLEATLVLGAFEPSTRGLIFIFLAAISLSLKGKILKFILAFICLIAALQFKSNEAKTLPFDVELVNTNVAQRVRWDKSLRMKFTNENLDLIGSAIAEQKRLIVLPESAFPLFMTNEPLLIDELKELSKKITIVAGALAYENKQIYNSAFLFQDGTLRRMDKKFLVPFGEEIPLPKFMQDAVNKLFFGGASDFKMAENFSDYEIDGVKIRNAICYEATKEELYKGEFDVVVAITNNGWFVPSSEPVLQRVLIKHLATKYNKAVYHSVNGSKSEIIKPKKAFWDEF; encoded by the coding sequence ATGTTAAAAAATCAGCGTTTTGCATGGATTTCCTTATTTGTAAGATTTTTAAATGGGCATTTTAGCACTAAAATTATAATAAAAGCCTTTGTCGGTGCTTTTTTGCTCTCCAACTTTATTTTTTTAAGCCTCTTTGAAAATTTACTCTTAAATTTTATCTCGCCATTTTTAACTTTGACCGGAATTTACATCATCATAAATTTAAGCAGAGCTGGTTTTTTCGCAGCTGGATTTTTCACAGGAATTTTGTGGTTTTATTGGATCAGCTTTAGTTTTATCTACTATGAGCTCGTTTGGCTTATACCGTTTGTCATTCTCTTTGTAGCATTTGTTTACGGATTTATGTTTTGGATAGCCTCTTTCCCAAGTTTTGTAGCACTTAGAGCCATTTTGCTATTTTTAATAAGCTACGTGCATCCATTTGGCTTTAACTGGTTTAACCTTGAAGCGACACTTGTTTTAGGCGCTTTTGAGCCAAGCACTAGAGGGCTTATATTTATATTTTTAGCAGCTATTTCTTTGAGTTTAAAAGGTAAAATTTTAAAATTTATCCTAGCTTTCATCTGCCTCATCGCCGCTTTGCAGTTTAAAAGTAACGAAGCAAAGACTCTGCCATTTGACGTGGAGCTAGTAAATACCAATGTCGCTCAAAGAGTGCGCTGGGATAAAAGCTTGCGCATGAAATTTACAAATGAAAATTTAGACTTGATAGGCAGCGCCATAGCCGAGCAAAAACGCCTTATCGTCCTTCCGGAGAGCGCATTTCCGTTATTTATGACAAATGAGCCACTGCTTATTGATGAGCTAAAAGAGCTTTCAAAAAAGATAACTATCGTAGCTGGTGCGCTTGCCTATGAAAATAAACAAATTTATAACTCTGCATTTTTGTTTCAAGATGGCACTCTAAGGCGAATGGATAAGAAATTTTTAGTACCATTTGGAGAAGAAATTCCTTTGCCAAAATTTATGCAAGACGCAGTAAATAAGCTATTTTTTGGCGGAGCTAGTGACTTTAAAATGGCTGAAAATTTTAGCGACTATGAGATAGACGGAGTAAAAATTAGAAACGCTATCTGCTATGAAGCGACAAAAGAGGAGCTTTATAAGGGCGAATTTGACGTGGTTGTCGCTATCACAAACAATGGCTGGTTTGTGCCAAGCAGTGAGCCTGTGCTTCAAAGAGTGCTTATAAAACACCTTGCTACAAAGTATAATAAAGCGGTCTATCACAGCGTAAATGGCTCAAAAAGTGAGATCATAAAGCCTAAAAAAGCATTTTGGGATGAGTTTTAA
- the metK gene encoding methionine adenosyltransferase, which translates to MYLFTSEVVSPGHPDKCADIIADSIVDTILTQDPNGRVASEVFVAGKNIVIGGEINSKVKLSYKDYEKIVKDALAHIGYDGKSNFTKEQCLHPDDIEVKVCINQQSPDINQGVDQSSGEIGAGDQGIMFGFASCEAKEFMPAAITYARMLCEKVYKFAKANPDKLGVDIKTQVTIDYGSKDNFENCKPQSIHTIVVSAPCVETMKIEELRTLIQNLIDETGLPKELYNKEKTIIYINPTGRYVNHSSLHDSGLTGRKLIVDSFGGYSPIGGGAQSSKDYTKVDRSGLYAARWIAKNIVAAGLAKKCIVQISYAIGVAKPTSVSVDTMGTHANGVNDDMLSNFVSEHFSLTPRWITNKFGLDKPSKETFLYAKVAAKGQVGNAKYPWEKLDAVDTFKALLKK; encoded by the coding sequence ATGTATCTATTTACCTCTGAAGTTGTAAGTCCGGGTCATCCAGATAAATGTGCTGATATAATCGCTGATAGCATAGTGGATACTATTTTGACACAAGATCCAAATGGTCGTGTTGCAAGCGAAGTTTTTGTAGCTGGGAAAAACATAGTAATAGGTGGAGAGATAAACTCAAAGGTAAAGCTCTCTTATAAAGACTATGAAAAGATCGTAAAAGATGCTCTTGCGCATATCGGATATGATGGAAAGAGTAATTTCACAAAAGAGCAGTGCTTGCATCCAGATGATATTGAGGTTAAAGTTTGCATAAATCAACAAAGCCCAGATATAAATCAAGGTGTTGATCAAAGTAGTGGCGAGATCGGAGCAGGCGATCAAGGCATCATGTTTGGTTTTGCAAGCTGCGAGGCGAAAGAATTTATGCCTGCAGCTATAACTTACGCAAGAATGCTTTGTGAAAAAGTATATAAATTTGCCAAAGCAAACCCTGATAAACTTGGCGTTGATATAAAAACACAAGTTACGATTGATTACGGTAGCAAAGATAACTTTGAAAACTGCAAACCTCAAAGTATCCACACTATCGTCGTCTCTGCACCTTGCGTGGAGACTATGAAGATAGAAGAGCTTCGCACACTAATTCAAAATTTAATAGACGAAACTGGTCTTCCAAAAGAGCTATATAATAAAGAAAAAACGATCATTTACATAAACCCAACAGGCAGATATGTAAATCACAGCTCACTTCACGATAGCGGTCTAACAGGCAGAAAACTAATCGTCGATAGCTTTGGCGGATATAGTCCGATAGGTGGTGGCGCTCAGTCAAGCAAGGACTACACAAAGGTTGATAGAAGCGGACTTTACGCAGCGCGCTGGATAGCTAAAAACATAGTCGCAGCTGGCCTTGCCAAAAAGTGTATCGTTCAGATAAGCTATGCAATAGGCGTTGCAAAGCCAACTTCAGTTAGTGTTGATACTATGGGAACTCACGCAAACGGCGTAAATGACGATATGCTTTCAAATTTTGTAAGCGAGCATTTTTCTCTAACACCTCGCTGGATAACAAATAAATTTGGTCTTGATAAGCCAAGTAAAGAGACATTTTTATATGCAAAAGTAGCTGCAAAAGGTCAAGTGGGAAATGCAAAATACCCTTGGGAAAAGCTTGATGCGGTTGATACTTTCAAGGCTTTACTAAAAAAATAA
- the sstT gene encoding serine/threonine transporter SstT, with the protein MNMLKNIARRYADGNLIVQILVGIILGALVGFYTHYEAAPYNKISAKIQTIQNESGLSVDEVIKTHLSQDEAKQLSEAKEKASSADSIAASASVLGDLFKGALKAIAPILVFVLVATSIILRDFGHTKGMQKIITLYLIGTFLAAVVAVIASFLFPVELSLKGLSSADMSAPQGITNVLKDLIYKMVENPINALANGNYIGIITWAVGSGIALRNSTAETKKVFKDISDGVTHIVKFIIRLAPFGIFGMVAISIHETGFEVLAGYLKLILVLVGAMLVVAFIIYPAMVFVLTRKNPYPLVMICLKESAISAFFTRSSAANIPVNMALCKKLGLKEELYSISIPLGATINMGGAAVTISILALTAVNSIPSITVTFGDALLLCFISALGACGASGVAGGSLLLVPLACGLFGISNDIAMQFVTVGFTIGVIQDSVETALNSSSDVLFTAVASETSN; encoded by the coding sequence ATGAATATGCTTAAAAACATAGCAAGAAGATACGCCGACGGAAATTTGATAGTTCAAATTTTAGTTGGTATCATCCTAGGTGCCCTAGTTGGCTTTTACACACACTACGAAGCAGCTCCTTATAACAAGATCTCAGCTAAAATTCAAACTATTCAAAACGAAAGTGGTTTGAGCGTAGATGAAGTTATAAAAACTCACCTTAGTCAAGATGAAGCCAAGCAGCTAAGCGAAGCCAAAGAAAAAGCTAGTTCAGCCGATTCTATCGCAGCTTCAGCTTCAGTTTTAGGCGATTTATTCAAAGGTGCTTTAAAAGCTATCGCACCAATTCTTGTCTTTGTTTTAGTGGCGACATCCATCATTTTAAGAGATTTTGGTCATACAAAAGGTATGCAAAAGATCATTACACTCTATCTAATTGGTACATTTTTAGCAGCCGTTGTTGCAGTTATTGCTAGTTTCTTATTCCCAGTGGAGCTTTCTTTAAAAGGTCTTTCAAGTGCTGATATGTCAGCGCCTCAGGGAATTACCAATGTTTTAAAAGATCTCATTTATAAAATGGTCGAAAATCCAATAAACGCCCTTGCAAATGGCAACTATATAGGCATCATCACCTGGGCAGTTGGTAGCGGTATAGCACTTAGAAATTCCACAGCTGAGACCAAAAAAGTATTTAAAGACATAAGCGATGGTGTAACTCATATTGTTAAATTTATCATTAGACTAGCTCCATTTGGTATTTTTGGCATGGTAGCTATTAGCATTCATGAAACTGGATTTGAGGTACTTGCAGGATATCTAAAACTAATTTTAGTTCTTGTTGGGGCAATGCTTGTTGTCGCATTTATCATCTACCCAGCCATGGTTTTTGTATTAACTAGAAAAAATCCTTATCCACTTGTCATGATCTGCCTAAAAGAGAGTGCTATTTCAGCATTTTTTACAAGAAGCTCAGCCGCAAACATCCCTGTAAATATGGCACTTTGCAAAAAGCTTGGTCTAAAAGAGGAGCTTTACTCTATCTCTATCCCACTTGGAGCTACCATAAACATGGGCGGTGCGGCAGTTACCATTAGTATCCTAGCGCTTACCGCGGTAAATTCTATCCCATCTATCACAGTTACATTTGGCGATGCGCTACTTCTTTGCTTTATCTCAGCTCTTGGTGCATGCGGCGCTTCAGGTGTGGCTGGTGGCTCACTTCTTCTAGTGCCATTAGCGTGCGGTCTTTTTGGCATCAGCAATGACATAGCAATGCAGTTTGTTACAGTTGGCTTTACCATTGGTGTTATCCAAGATTCAGTTGAAACCGCATTAAATAGCTCATCTGATGTACTTTTTACAGCCGTAGCTTCAGAGACTTCAAACTAA
- a CDS encoding M3 family oligoendopeptidase — MQIWDLKALFANEKECEQNVLNLQKECEKFKDKYLENYENLKTDEFLKAFGEYENLIAKISKVITYAFLNFAKDTSKGSFYAKIDEIATKANENLIFFEIKFNEFSPRKQEEIIKSSKKYGYYLSNLAKAKPHQLSVAEERVLLRTASTGAEGFSRLFDESMSKMRFKFKGELLNEEEILAKLHDNDQSVRKLAAKSLSNELSKHQHLLGYIYNMIKTDLKTSCELRNFKLPEEPRHLENQITKKSVDSLIAVTEKNFDLVAKFYERKKEILGLKKLYDYDRYAPLSSEGEYKFDECKKIVLKAFGTFSPKFGEIAKSAFSDGWIDVYPAPNKRGGAFSHSGSSDTHPYVLLNHTNQRRDLFTLAHELGHAVHQKLSYNVSYLNSDTPLTTAETASVFCEMLVFDHIKDGLSKKEKISLLAGKIEDIFATLYRQINFTTFERAVHAHEGEISLDELNKIWLKESKKMFGKSVTLNDYYKIWWSYIPHFIHTPFYCYAYSYAQLLVLALFGLYKSGKCENFVEIYTEFLSLGGSLSPKELVGKFGFDIDDKNFWQIGINEVKKLVDEFLEISKD, encoded by the coding sequence ATGCAAATTTGGGATCTAAAAGCACTTTTTGCAAACGAAAAAGAGTGCGAGCAAAACGTACTAAATTTACAAAAAGAGTGCGAGAAATTTAAAGATAAATACCTAGAAAATTATGAAAATTTAAAAACAGACGAGTTTTTAAAGGCATTTGGCGAATATGAAAATTTGATAGCTAAAATTTCAAAAGTAATTACTTACGCTTTTTTAAATTTTGCCAAAGATACAAGCAAGGGCTCATTTTACGCAAAGATCGATGAGATAGCAACAAAAGCGAATGAAAATTTGATATTTTTTGAGATCAAATTTAATGAGTTTAGTCCTAGAAAACAAGAAGAAATCATCAAAAGCTCCAAAAAATATGGCTACTATCTAAGCAATCTCGCTAAAGCAAAACCGCACCAATTAAGCGTTGCCGAAGAAAGGGTACTACTTCGCACTGCTAGCACTGGAGCTGAGGGCTTTTCAAGGCTTTTTGATGAGAGCATGAGCAAGATGAGGTTTAAATTTAAAGGCGAGCTTTTAAATGAAGAGGAAATTTTAGCAAAGCTTCATGACAACGACCAAAGCGTGCGAAAACTAGCTGCCAAGAGCCTTTCAAACGAGCTTAGCAAGCACCAGCACCTTCTTGGCTACATATATAATATGATAAAAACTGATCTAAAAACGAGCTGCGAGCTGCGAAATTTCAAGCTTCCTGAAGAGCCAAGACACCTTGAAAATCAAATCACCAAAAAAAGCGTTGATTCGCTCATTGCCGTAACAGAGAAAAATTTTGACCTAGTTGCTAAATTTTACGAGCGAAAAAAAGAAATTTTAGGCCTTAAAAAGCTTTATGACTACGATAGATACGCGCCTCTTAGCAGCGAGGGGGAGTATAAATTTGATGAGTGCAAAAAGATAGTTTTAAAGGCGTTTGGGACATTTTCACCTAAATTTGGCGAGATTGCCAAAAGTGCCTTTAGTGACGGCTGGATTGACGTTTATCCAGCACCAAACAAGCGAGGTGGCGCGTTTTCTCACTCAGGATCAAGCGACACGCATCCTTATGTTTTGCTAAATCACACCAACCAACGAAGAGACCTTTTCACGCTAGCTCACGAGCTTGGCCATGCCGTGCATCAAAAACTCTCATATAATGTAAGCTACCTAAACTCAGACACTCCGCTAACCACGGCTGAGACGGCTTCGGTCTTTTGCGAAATGCTAGTTTTTGATCACATTAAAGACGGCCTTAGCAAAAAAGAGAAAATTTCACTGCTTGCTGGTAAGATCGAGGATATATTTGCCACACTTTACCGCCAGATAAATTTCACCACATTTGAGCGAGCCGTGCACGCACACGAGGGCGAGATCAGCCTAGATGAGCTAAATAAAATTTGGCTAAAAGAGAGCAAAAAGATGTTTGGCAAAAGTGTCACGCTAAATGACTACTACAAAATTTGGTGGAGCTACATCCCGCACTTCATCCACACGCCATTTTACTGCTACGCCTACTCTTATGCGCAGCTTCTTGTGCTTGCACTTTTTGGACTTTACAAAAGCGGCAAATGCGAAAATTTTGTAGAAATTTACACCGAGTTTTTAAGTCTTGGCGGCAGCCTTAGCCCAAAGGAACTTGTAGGTAAATTTGGCTTTGACATAGATGATAAAAATTTCTGGCAAATCGGCATAAACGAGGTTAAAAAGCTAGTAGATGAGTTTTTAGAAATTTCAAAGGATTAA
- a CDS encoding ATP-dependent helicase produces MEKLLSNLNESQCEAATHIDGPMLILAGAGSGKTKTITTRLAYLIGEVGIDAANTLTLTFTNKAANEMRSRAMAMLSQSGKNYSPLLCTFHKFGLLFLKLYIEKLSRKNNFVIIDTDDKKRIIKSFESPVATAILSSEISNYKNSLLSVEEVYKNANFSSFDKSKDNFYKQAAQIYEKYEDYLKTNNLVDFDDLLGLTYKILDENEDLAREISNRYKYIMVDEYQDTNDLQYKLLKKLCLCHENICVVGDDDQSIYGWRGAKIDNILNFKDQFKDVKIIRLEKNYRSSEAILKAANELIDHNRNRLGKKLVGTKGEGEAVNLIESFDESVEAGKIAKCIKELLSKGVQAKDIAILYRINALSRSLEDGLNKEQIAYKMVGGVKFYERAEIKDIISYLRLINNPSDDFSIRRIINRPKRGLGKVSLDKLEKMAFDGKISIFEAISNISDNDEAFSKKVKSALLEFANNLKELQESSSVFDLIDKFEAKFGVKKYYESLPDGAERAANIDEFYAVLKDQIKQNPGFDLEEFLNEITLTSEQDGISDEAISIMSVHASKGLEFEHLFVIGLEEGFFPLIGDGSDIEEERRLAYVAITRAKKTLSLSFANSRFYKGQRTRLNKSRFLSESGITHGSLVIEQSNEFKKGDLVKHKIFGIGRVSAVSKIKKEFKLTINFGGNVREIMSSFVEKAV; encoded by the coding sequence ATGGAAAAATTACTATCAAATTTAAACGAATCTCAGTGCGAAGCAGCTACTCATATAGATGGTCCGATGCTCATACTTGCAGGAGCTGGTAGTGGCAAGACAAAGACCATCACAACTAGGCTTGCCTACCTCATCGGCGAGGTCGGTATAGACGCGGCAAATACACTAACTCTTACTTTTACAAACAAAGCCGCCAACGAGATGCGTAGTAGAGCCATGGCGATGCTAAGCCAAAGCGGTAAAAACTATTCGCCGCTACTTTGCACATTTCACAAATTTGGACTTTTGTTTTTAAAACTCTACATTGAAAAGCTTAGCAGAAAAAATAACTTCGTCATAATCGACACAGATGATAAAAAACGTATCATCAAAAGCTTTGAAAGTCCAGTCGCAACTGCAATTTTGTCAAGTGAAATTTCAAACTATAAAAACTCACTTTTAAGCGTCGAAGAGGTCTATAAAAACGCAAATTTCTCTTCATTTGACAAGAGCAAAGATAACTTTTACAAACAAGCTGCTCAAATTTATGAAAAATATGAAGATTATCTCAAAACAAATAATCTTGTTGATTTTGACGATCTGCTGGGGCTTACATATAAAATTTTAGACGAAAATGAAGATCTTGCTAGAGAAATTTCAAACCGATACAAATACATAATGGTCGATGAGTATCAAGACACAAACGACCTTCAGTATAAACTGCTAAAAAAGCTCTGTCTATGCCACGAAAACATCTGCGTCGTAGGCGATGATGACCAGAGTATCTACGGCTGGCGTGGCGCAAAGATTGATAATATCTTAAATTTCAAAGATCAGTTTAAAGATGTAAAGATCATCAGACTTGAGAAAAACTACCGCTCAAGCGAGGCGATACTAAAAGCTGCAAATGAGCTGATAGATCATAACCGCAACCGCCTTGGTAAGAAGCTTGTGGGTACAAAAGGCGAAGGCGAGGCTGTAAATTTGATAGAGAGCTTTGATGAGAGCGTCGAGGCTGGCAAGATCGCAAAATGCATAAAAGAGCTCTTAAGCAAAGGCGTGCAGGCAAAAGATATCGCGATCTTATACCGCATAAACGCGCTCTCTCGCTCGCTTGAAGATGGGCTAAATAAAGAGCAAATCGCCTATAAAATGGTCGGCGGAGTTAAATTTTACGAAAGAGCCGAGATCAAAGATATCATAAGCTACCTAAGACTGATAAACAATCCAAGCGATGATTTTTCAATAAGGCGCATCATAAACCGCCCAAAACGAGGACTAGGCAAAGTTAGTCTTGATAAGCTTGAAAAAATGGCATTTGATGGCAAAATTTCTATCTTTGAAGCGATCTCAAATATCTCTGATAACGACGAAGCTTTTAGCAAAAAGGTAAAATCAGCCCTTCTTGAGTTTGCAAACAACCTTAAAGAGCTTCAAGAAAGCAGCTCGGTTTTTGACCTGATAGATAAATTTGAAGCAAAATTTGGCGTGAAAAAATACTACGAGAGCTTGCCAGATGGCGCTGAAAGAGCGGCAAACATCGACGAGTTTTACGCTGTTTTAAAAGATCAGATCAAGCAAAATCCAGGCTTTGATCTGGAGGAGTTTTTAAACGAGATCACGCTAACAAGCGAGCAAGACGGCATTAGCGACGAGGCTATTAGCATTATGAGCGTGCACGCGAGCAAGGGACTTGAGTTTGAGCACCTTTTTGTGATCGGCCTTGAAGAGGGATTTTTTCCGCTCATTGGCGATGGTAGCGACATCGAAGAGGAGCGCAGGCTCGCTTACGTGGCAATAACAAGAGCCAAAAAAACTCTTAGCCTAAGCTTTGCAAATTCGCGCTTTTACAAAGGTCAGCGCACAAGGCTAAATAAAAGTAGATTTTTAAGCGAGAGTGGTATCACGCATGGCTCGCTGGTTATCGAACAGAGCAATGAATTTAAAAAAGGCGACCTTGTTAAACATAAAATTTTTGGTATCGGCAGGGTGAGTGCGGTTAGCAAGATCAAAAAAGAGTTTAAGCTAACTATAAATTTCGGCGGCAATGTAAGAGAAATAATGTCAAGCTTCGTGGAAAAGGCCGTATGA
- the truB gene encoding tRNA pseudouridine(55) synthase TruB, translated as MNAIFVANKPAGMSSNHFLGRLKRKYGVKKAGFSGTLDPFASGCLIVAFGSYTKFFRFLDKSPKVYEATIWLGASSPSMDNENINEISNVKEINLEKLEAIRSELTGKISYIPPKFSAKHVNGTRAYKLARNGEEFELKTETMEIFDSQILNYSHPFLTIRLSVSEGSYIRSYAEIFGKKLGYNVTLSSLKRISEGKFCYENEKFLNICDFLNIQKNTYFGDINDILDGKKLKINDFETQKQGIYLLNYDKFMSVIQITDDTINYTLNKVEKC; from the coding sequence ATGAACGCCATCTTCGTGGCAAACAAGCCTGCTGGCATGAGCTCAAATCACTTTTTAGGACGACTAAAGAGAAAGTATGGCGTTAAAAAGGCTGGATTTTCAGGCACACTTGATCCATTTGCTAGCGGCTGCCTAATAGTCGCTTTTGGATCGTATACGAAATTTTTTAGATTTTTAGATAAAAGTCCAAAAGTCTATGAAGCTACGATCTGGCTAGGGGCAAGTAGTCCTAGCATGGATAATGAAAATATCAATGAAATCTCAAATGTAAAAGAGATAAATTTAGAAAAACTAGAAGCCATAAGAAGTGAGCTGACTGGCAAGATAAGCTACATCCCGCCAAAATTTAGCGCCAAACATGTAAATGGTACAAGAGCCTACAAGCTAGCTAGAAATGGCGAAGAATTTGAGCTAAAGACAGAAACGATGGAAATTTTTGATAGCCAAATTTTAAACTATTCGCATCCATTTTTAACCATTCGTCTAAGCGTAAGCGAAGGAAGTTATATCCGTTCGTATGCAGAAATTTTTGGAAAAAAGCTTGGTTATAATGTAACTTTAAGCTCATTAAAAAGGATAAGTGAAGGCAAATTTTGCTACGAAAATGAAAAATTTTTGAATATTTGTGATTTTTTAAACATTCAGAAAAATACATACTTTGGGGATATAAACGATATCCTTGATGGTAAGAAATTAAAAATTAACGATTTTGAAACACAAAAGCAAGGAATTTATTTGCTAAATTATGATAAATTTATGAGCGTAATCCAAATCACGGATGATACTATAAATTACACTCTAAATAAGGTTGAAAAATGTTAA
- the csrA gene encoding carbon storage regulator CsrA: MLILARKENEEILIGNDIKVVIVNISKNTVKLGIEAPRNTMILRSELANDIKNENIHATKTASEADIHELAKKIEK, encoded by the coding sequence ATGTTAATCCTAGCAAGAAAAGAAAATGAAGAAATTTTAATAGGAAATGACATAAAAGTTGTCATAGTAAATATTTCAAAAAATACCGTTAAACTCGGTATCGAAGCACCACGAAATACAATGATACTAAGAAGCGAACTAGCAAATGATATCAAAAACGAAAATATCCATGCCACAAAAACTGCAAGTGAAGCCGATATCCACGAGCTAGCAAAAAAAATCGAGAAATGA